The genomic window TTTGTGGCCCACTCATCGTCGTGCGTCCGCGGTTCGCCAAGTGTGACTCCGTAGTGTTCGGCATCCGGCGCCAATGCCGCCGCGAACTCGGCGAGATTTTCCGGACAGCTCGTCGATTGCTGAGGGGCGAACAAGTTCACACCGATCGGCCCCGACGTGAGCTTCCTCGTCGCAACGATCGCGGCGGCCAACTCGTCTGCGGACATGGAACCGGCGGCCAAGAATCCGAGACCGCCGGCATTGCTAACCGCCGCGGCTAACAATGGCGTTGTGGGGCCGCCGGCCATCGGTGCGCCGACCACCCGAACGGTCAAGTCGGCCAGACTGAATCGGTCAAACACAACAACCCCTTTGGACGCCCGTCACCAGGTGTTCCAATGAGTGAGCTGGGCAGCGGGTATGCGGTTGGCGGGCCGGAAGTCGACACCTTTGGTGTAGGCGATCGGAAAGAGCCCGCCTTGGGTGTACGTCTCGTGCGGTATGCCCAGAATGTCAGCAGCCCGTTGCTCACCATCGCCGCCGAGGTGAAACGTCGTCCACACAGATCCGAGCCCGCGCGAACGCAATGCAAGCATGAAGCTCCATATCGCGGGGAGCAACGATCCCCAAAAGGCAGCTCCGGCCCCAGGAAGGTGGTCAACGTTCTCGGGTCGGCCGTTGAGGCAGGGAATGAGAAGCACCGGGACTTCGTGTAGGTGCTCGCTGAGGTATCTGCCTGAACTGACGATCGACGGCATCGATTTGTCGCGTCCGTCGCCATACGGTGATTGCGGTATTGCGTCGATGTATGGTGTCGCGGCCGCTCGGTAGAGTTCGGCGAGCGCCATCTTCTTCACCGGATCCTCCACGAATACCCATTGCCAGCCTTGAGAATTGCCGCCGGTGGGCGCCTGCAGCGCCAGGTCTAAGCACTCGTAGAGCACTTCGCGTGGTACGGGCTTATCCAGGTCGAGGCGCTTGCGTACCGCGCGGGTGGTGGTCAGCACTTCGTCGACGGACAGATTCAATGCCATGGCTTGAGATTAACGGGCGGTGTTTCCAATGTAAACAGATGAGTGATACCGTCGAAAACATCGCGAGAGAATGGAGCGCCGCGGGGGCACCATGGGGAGCTCATCTCGCACTCACAGACCTTCTGAGGTTGTCATTCCTTGACCGCCGTCGGCATGTACCGCGGTGGCCACGAGCGGCACTCATAACAGCTACGCCATGGCTCATCCCTGCTCGCGCATAGACCTCCGGGCATACTGGTGTTGCGGCTATGCAGAAGGTGTTGCGGCTACGGAGATTTGGAGATTTTGATGAGAGGGCGCGCCGCCGCGCCGATACGTACCCGGCCCGTCCCGCAGGCCAAAATCGGCGTGGGTCATACCAACCGCAGGGCAGGACCTTAACGTGACGGCGCATCAATCAGCTTCAGGAGTACGTCCGCCGGGTGAGTGGTTTGTTCAAACCGCCACGCGCTCTGATTATCTATCGCCCTTTTCGCCATACCGTCGTGGCATGGAGAAGCGAGACATGTTCTGAATGCTAGGAGGTTACTGAGGTGAACGTTAAGAGCGGCCGCATGGATGCGATCGTCAACGCGGCGACTGGCATCACAATGCGCGCGCTTCCCCGGATACCCAACCCTGTAAAGCGGCTGCTTCTGGGCGGTCGTTCGATCGTCATCGACGGCAATGCCCTCGACACCACCCTGCAGCTGTTGCTTGCCATGCAACGCGTCGCAGGAAGGGAAGGGCTGGTGTCAAGCGACGACGTTGTCGCCGAGCGTTCACGACTTGAATTGTTGACCGCGAGTATCAAACAGGACATCAACGTGGCTGCCGTTTGCAACCTTTCGATACCCGGACCTGCCGGACCCATCCCCGCCCGGCACTACCGCCCGGACGCAAGCGCGGCTGGATCTAATTGCGTCTCCACTGCGCTCTTGGTCTTTTACCACGGTGGTGGCTTCACACTCGGCAGCGTCGACACCCACGATGATCAATGCCGGTTGATTTGTCGGGATGCCGGACTTCCCGTGCTATCCATCGGCTATCGGTTGGCTCCGGAAGACAAGTTCCCTGCCGCCGTCGTCGACGCATTCGCGGCATACAGGTGGGCTGTCGATAACGCTGTCGAACTCGGCGCGGACCCGAAACGTGTTGGGGTTGGGGGCGACAGTGCGGGCGGAACTCTCGCCGCCGTGGTATCGCAGCTCGCACGCGACCAGGGTTTGCAACTGCCTGCTCTGCAATTGCTGATCTACCCGGGAACCGATTACCTCAACGCGACTCGCTCAAGAGCGTTGTTCGCCGACGGGTTCTTGCTCAATAGCAGCGATCTTGCTTGGTTCCGGCACAATTATCTCGACGGCGCCGGTGTCGAGTTGTCCGACGCGCGCGTTTCACCGCTGCTGGCTGACGACTTGTCAGGCTTGCCACCGGCGCTGGTGCTGACCGCGGGATTTGACCCGTTGCGCGACGAGGGTAAGCAGTACGTGGAAGCCATGCGGGCTGCGGGTGTCTTCGTAGATCATCGCGAGTGCGGTTCGCTGACTCACGGGTTCGCCATGTTATTTCCCATCGGTGGCGACAGCGCCGCTGCCACTACGGAGATGGTGTGCGCGCTGCGCGCCCATATCGGCAGGGGCGCCGGGGCCGCACCGGTACGCTGACTGACTGGCTCTAGGGAAACGCCGCTCCCAGTTGTTCCCCGACCGCTCAACTGGTGTCGGCGCACCTCAACGGATCAAGAGTTGCGGTTGGCCAAGCGGACGAGCCATTCCAACAACAAGTCCCGTTCTGCGGAGGTCAGTGGTGTGTCATCCGAACGCCGGATCGCTTCCCGCAGGGCGACAGCACGAGCGGTCAGCACCGGAGATTTCGCGGCCACCGCGCTCTTCTTGCTCGTTATTGCCGACAGCACGTTGTCGCGTCCCAGTGCCGACAACTGCATCTCGCGCTCTTCGGGCGGTACGGCGATGAGCGTCAACACCGTACCTACTGCGGCGGCGTGAACCAGCTTGGTCGCGCGCTCAACACTCATCCGCAGCCGGCCGTCGTCCGCGAGCTTGGTGACTATCTGCTCGAGGAGTTTGATGGCCTCGGCTGCACCTGAACTCGGAGCACCGGGGCGCGATTGTACGAATGTCAACACATAGGTATCTGAGTGGGAAAGGCCGAATTCCACGTGTGCATCCCATAACTGGCGAAAGTCTTGCAAGGTGTCACCGGATGCGCTTAGGAGGCGACGGCGCTTGCTTCCTATGTAGTCAGCCAGAACGAAATGTGACACCGCATCGAGCAGCTCGTCTTTCCCGCCGAATTCCCGATAGATGACCGGTGGCTGCACACCCGCCGCCGTCGCGACAGCTCGAGTTGAAACGGCTTCAATGCCGCCGGTTCGCAACAATTCTGCGGCGGCCCGCAGCACCTTCTCCGACCGAGTGGGGGGTTCGGCGTCGACGCCTGCCCCAGGTGACTTACGGCGTCGAGTCTGCTCTAGCATGTTAACGATGGTATCGGGTAGTTGCTACCAAGCGTTGCAAGACCGGGGATGTGGTCACCGGGGTTGACTGCGGGGCGCGCCCGCCGATGCTAAGCGGTGGTTATCAATTCGGCTGCTCGTTCACCGATCGCATACACCGTCGCAGCAGTGTTGTTGGAGGGGGTCGACGGCATAATCGACGCGTCGGCGATTCGAAGGCCGCTGATGCCGTGGACCCGTAGTTGGGCGTCGACGACTGACATGTCGGTATCGCCCATGGCGCAGGTTCCGACGGGGTGGATGTAGGACTGGAAGGCATTTTTGGCGTAGCTGCGCCAGGCCTCCTCGTCGTCGACGACGGGCCCGGGCGCGGCCTCCGCACAGCGCCACCGGTCGAACGCGGTCGCTTCGCCGAGTTGACGTGCGCGCCGCAGCGCCTCGACAAGTGTGCGCAAGTCTCTGTCATCGCTGAAGTAGTTCGGATCGATGGCCGGTCTGTCACCGGCATCCGGCCCCGATAGCCTGATAGTGCCGCGACTGAACGGTTGCATGAGTGCAGCTGCGATCGCGTAACCGGCCACCGCGCCGTCATCGCCCGGCAGGCCGATTCCGGTGGAATTGATCACCATGATTTGGATGTCGGGGCCGTCGGTGGCGCACTCGGTCTCGACCAATCCGATGACCTCGCAATGCCCGCTGCAGCTTGGCGGAATTTGCCTTGCGGAGTCGTACACCACCCGTGCCAGCACATGGTTCTGCAAATTTGCGCCGACGCCGGGTAGGTCGAGCTGGACACCGACGCCGACTTCGCGAAGATGTCCGTGCGGGCCCACTCCGGACAACATCAGTAAATGCGGCGATCCGATCGCGCCGGCGGCCAGCATGACTTCGCCGCAGCGGACGACGGTAGCCGACTTAGTTTGCCCCACCGTGAATTCGACACCCGTACACCGGCCGTTTTCAATGCGAATTCGCTGCACCATCGCATCGGGAACGAAGGTCAGATTCGGTCGGCTCAACGCGGGCAATAGGTATGCATCCGCAGCGCTCAGCCGTTTCCCGTCGACGATGTTGTTCAACGTGGGCCCAAAGCCGACCTCGAGGCCGCCACCGATGTCGACGGCTCGCCGATACCCGCATTCGGCCGCTGCATCCAGGCCCGCGGCCGCTATCGGGTGCAACGGATCGAAGCTGAAGTTGCGGTCGGCCGGCTTGCTGGTTTTCGACGTCGCCGACGAGTTGGACGCGGGCACGCTCGTCGCGGGTGAAGCGGGATACCCACGGCGGGCTCGGGTCCGGGCACAATGCGCATTCGCCGCTCGGCAGACAATGGAGGCCGTTCAGACTCTTCTCGATGTCTGCGGTACCGGGGGATTCGCAGAGGCCAGTCGGATGCAGCAATATTGGCGTGATGCCAGCGTCGCTGCGCGACATGCCGCACTCAACGTCCATGTCGGGTACGAGATTTACGGCAAGTCGTTGCTCGGCGTTGCCGAACGGATATCACCGCTGGTGTGATGTCCCGCAATTCACCCGGTCCGAGTTCATAGAGACCGAACCCTGCTACCCACCACACCGTCTACCCGGTACCACCGATTGCTGATCCCGACCCGAAAGGAGAATCGTGACACCATCGCTCGAGGTCTTCCGAACCCGCCTCGAAGAGAAAGTTCTCTTTGCCACCCTGGATGCGCCGCCGCTGAACCTGGTTGGGGCAGAAATGGTTCGAGATCTTGTTTCGCTGGTTCAGTATCTGCAGACAGCAGGCGACGAAGTCGCGGTGGTGGTCTTCGACAGCGCCAATCGCCACTTCTTCAGCGCGCACGTCGACATGTTGAATGTTCCGGGAGTACGTGCGGAAGCCGCCCGTCTGGGCGACGGCTGCACCCTGGGCGGACTGTATCGCCGGATCAGCACTCTCGATCAAGTCACGATCGCGTCCATTGCCGGAAGGGTTCGCGGAGCCGGGAGCGAATTCATCCTGGCCTGTGACATGCGCTTCGCGTCCAGAGAACATGCGCTGTTCGGCCAACCCGAAGTCGGCGTCGGTGCTATTCCCGGAGCTGGTGCAGCGCAGCACCTTACGCGGCTGTTGGGGCGTGGCCGCGCGCTGGAAGTGTTGCTCGGCTCAGACGACTATTCCGCTGACCTCGCCGAGAGATACGGGTGGGTAAACCGCGCTTTGCCTGATGAAGACCTCGGTCCGTTCGTCGACGCGCTCGCCCGCAGGATCGCTCGGTTCCCCCTGGCTGCGTTAGCCGACACCAAGCGACGCGTCAACGAGATCACCCTCGCGCGAGTCTCTGAGCTGGACGAGGACGGTCGGTTGTTCTTGCAGGGCGCCCAACGGCCCGAGTTCCAAGCCCGGATCAAGGCGTTGTTCGAGCAGGGTCTTCAAACCGACGGCGCAACCGAGGCCGATCTAGGAGCGGCACTTGCCAGGATCGCCCCTTAGCGGCGCAGTGGCGGGCGGTGTCGCTGGTCACCGGCCGGCGCGTACCTGGGGAGAGGCATGCTGCTCGCCCCACTTGCGCAGCTCACGCAGTACCGGGGCCAAGTCCCGGCCGGCATCGGTGAGCAGGTAATCGTCGCGGGGCGGGTGGTCACTGTAGGGTCGGCGTTGCACCAGCCCGACGTCTTCGAGCTCACGCAACCGGGCGACCAGACTGGCCCGTGGAGCGCCGGTATTTTGGCAGATGTCGTTGAACCTGGTTACACCCAAGCCTATTTCGCGCAGCGCAAGCAACGCCCACCGGTCGCCGATCAATTGCAGCGCGTCGGCGATCGGACACACTCGCGGGCCGTTCTTACTGAGTGCAGAAGCTGAACTCATGGAGTCAGTGTAGCGGGCGCCAACCGCCCGGCGCGAATCGGTGTGCGGCCTGGACCGACTCCTGACAGACCGCGCCGAGGACCGCCAGTATGTTCTCAGCGACTGGATATCTCTTGATGTATTCCGCGGCTCCCGACGCCGGACGTAGGCTCAGCTTTGTGATGGGGCCGGTCTGCAAGCCGGCGACACACCTGAGGGGAGCGGAGATGTCAGCAGCCGAGCGGCCGGTCACCATGTGCGAAGCCTTCCAGCGCACGGCAGCAATCGATCCAGACGCCGTGGCCCTCCGGACGCCGGGAAATACGCAGACCCTGACCTGGCGCGAGTACGCCGAGCAGGTGCAGCGAGTCGCGGCCGGACTGGCAGGGCTGGGCGTTCGCCGGGGCGACACGGTATCGCTGATGATGGCTAATCGCGTCGAGTTCTACCCGCTCGAGGTGGGTGCGCAACACGTTGGCGCGACGTCTTTTTCGGTGTACAACACGCTACCCGCCGAGCAACTGACGTACGTGTTCGACAACGCCGGCACCAAAGTCATGATCTGCGAGGAGCAGTACGTCGACCGGATCCGCGCCAGCGGCGCCCCGATCGAGCACATCATCTGCATCGACGGTCACCCCGAGGGCACGCTGTCGGTAACTGACCTCTACGCGGCGGCCGACGAAAACTTCGACTTCGAATCGACGTGGCGGGCGGTACAACCTGATGACATCGTCACCCT from Mycobacterium kubicae includes these protein-coding regions:
- a CDS encoding nitroreductase family protein, which encodes MALNLSVDEVLTTTRAVRKRLDLDKPVPREVLYECLDLALQAPTGGNSQGWQWVFVEDPVKKMALAELYRAAATPYIDAIPQSPYGDGRDKSMPSIVSSGRYLSEHLHEVPVLLIPCLNGRPENVDHLPGAGAAFWGSLLPAIWSFMLALRSRGLGSVWTTFHLGGDGEQRAADILGIPHETYTQGGLFPIAYTKGVDFRPANRIPAAQLTHWNTW
- a CDS encoding alpha/beta hydrolase — protein: MDAIVNAATGITMRALPRIPNPVKRLLLGGRSIVIDGNALDTTLQLLLAMQRVAGREGLVSSDDVVAERSRLELLTASIKQDINVAAVCNLSIPGPAGPIPARHYRPDASAAGSNCVSTALLVFYHGGGFTLGSVDTHDDQCRLICRDAGLPVLSIGYRLAPEDKFPAAVVDAFAAYRWAVDNAVELGADPKRVGVGGDSAGGTLAAVVSQLARDQGLQLPALQLLIYPGTDYLNATRSRALFADGFLLNSSDLAWFRHNYLDGAGVELSDARVSPLLADDLSGLPPALVLTAGFDPLRDEGKQYVEAMRAAGVFVDHRECGSLTHGFAMLFPIGGDSAAATTEMVCALRAHIGRGAGAAPVR
- a CDS encoding TetR/AcrR family transcriptional regulator; translation: MLRAAAELLRTGGIEAVSTRAVATAAGVQPPVIYREFGGKDELLDAVSHFVLADYIGSKRRRLLSASGDTLQDFRQLWDAHVEFGLSHSDTYVLTFVQSRPGAPSSGAAEAIKLLEQIVTKLADDGRLRMSVERATKLVHAAAVGTVLTLIAVPPEEREMQLSALGRDNVLSAITSKKSAVAAKSPVLTARAVALREAIRRSDDTPLTSAERDLLLEWLVRLANRNS
- a CDS encoding GMC family oxidoreductase, which codes for MPASNSSATSKTSKPADRNFSFDPLHPIAAAGLDAAAECGYRRAVDIGGGLEVGFGPTLNNIVDGKRLSAADAYLLPALSRPNLTFVPDAMVQRIRIENGRCTGVEFTVGQTKSATVVRCGEVMLAAGAIGSPHLLMLSGVGPHGHLREVGVGVQLDLPGVGANLQNHVLARVVYDSARQIPPSCSGHCEVIGLVETECATDGPDIQIMVINSTGIGLPGDDGAVAGYAIAAALMQPFSRGTIRLSGPDAGDRPAIDPNYFSDDRDLRTLVEALRRARQLGEATAFDRWRCAEAAPGPVVDDEEAWRSYAKNAFQSYIHPVGTCAMGDTDMSVVDAQLRVHGISGLRIADASIMPSTPSNNTAATVYAIGERAAELITTA
- a CDS encoding enoyl-CoA hydratase/isomerase family protein, producing MTPSLEVFRTRLEEKVLFATLDAPPLNLVGAEMVRDLVSLVQYLQTAGDEVAVVVFDSANRHFFSAHVDMLNVPGVRAEAARLGDGCTLGGLYRRISTLDQVTIASIAGRVRGAGSEFILACDMRFASREHALFGQPEVGVGAIPGAGAAQHLTRLLGRGRALEVLLGSDDYSADLAERYGWVNRALPDEDLGPFVDALARRIARFPLAALADTKRRVNEITLARVSELDEDGRLFLQGAQRPEFQARIKALFEQGLQTDGATEADLGAALARIAP
- a CDS encoding winged helix-turn-helix transcriptional regulator, which translates into the protein MSSASALSKNGPRVCPIADALQLIGDRWALLALREIGLGVTRFNDICQNTGAPRASLVARLRELEDVGLVQRRPYSDHPPRDDYLLTDAGRDLAPVLRELRKWGEQHASPQVRAGR